Part of the Aquila chrysaetos chrysaetos chromosome Z, bAquChr1.4, whole genome shotgun sequence genome is shown below.
CAAAGAATACTACATCAAACATACATGAAAACAGTTAACACAGTATGTACAGTCTGTTGGGTGTCCCAAGACAAAACATCCCTTCATATACATggtatatacatatacactcATCTTTACTCAATATATTATGAcaatatatatttcaaaactttgttATAGgcaaaaaaacctacaaaaatgCAATAAGGATCAAGCACACAAGTCCAAGACTGACAAATAATTTGCTACCCTTCCCCACACCTCCACTGCTGGGAAAGATATGCCAGTGCTCTTTTCTGGGGTGCAGTGCCTCCACATCCTGCAAGGCACTGTGAGCAGCAGTCGTGAAGTTAGCGTCACCAGTGGTGAGTAGGTCAAATACACATGAGTAAAAATAGATGTCCTTCACCAGCATCTTCTCATAGCATTTCGTGGTGGCACTTTCCAGTGTGTACACTGACCAGGGATGAGCAGCACCACCCTGAGGGAGAAATTGCCCCATCACAGGCAATGGTAAGTGGCCACTATCATCAATACGTTCACTTGAAGGGCAACCGTTCACACAGAGCTGCAGATCCTGGCTCTCCTCATAGGCCATGACCAACTCTTGAGGCATGCGAATGGCCAATGTTAAGTAGTGCCCAAGCTGACGTATATACATGGTGGTCCCAATGTACCTGGCATGCATTTCGATGTATTTGCCACTGACTTTCTCCACAATTCGCAAGCTCTTGGTGTTCCCATCACCTCCACTTGTTGTACCATCAACAAAAGCTGCAGGCAAGTCATCAGTCACTGCTTGATATACTTTCTGATCTGTACAGTCTTGGTATGATTTAAAGATAACAGTTatctggggggggtggggagaggaaaaaaaaaaaaaaagcaaagttagtggaaaaaaatcatttcagtcctttccattttgcagctgaACATATCTGGGACTGCTCACTACCTCAGAGCTTGGTAGTCGTCCCCAACTCACGCCTAGAGGAAAACAGTCTGTACACATGCTTAAAGCAATATTTTACCAGATGGCAATTACTAAATTTGTTTACATTGGCCTAGAAGCAAGACTATGAGTATGTGGCAACAGCCACAAggtcaagaa
Proteins encoded:
- the RGMB gene encoding RGM domain family member B isoform X6; the encoded protein is MGRAAPSCAAGAEAPRCCGPRRPSFTALGFLAALGLLLGSGDCQLQTPCRIQKCTTDFVSLTSHLNSGLEGFDLEFCKALRAYSACTYRNSKACRGNLVYHSAVLGISDLMSQRNCSKDGPTSSTNPEVTHDPCNYSSHTEAREHRGGEKTPPTTYLFCGLFGDPHLRTFKDHFQTCKVEGAWPLIDNNYLSVQVTNVPVVPGSSATATNKITVIFKSYQDCTDQKVYQAVTDDLPAAFVDGTTSGGDGNTKSLRIVEKVSGKYIEMHARYIGTTMYIRQLGHYLTLAIRMPQELVMAYEESQDLQLCVNGCPSSERIDDSGHLPLPVMGQFLPQGGAAHPWSVYTLESATTKCYEKMLVKDIYFYSCVFDLLTTGDANFTTAAHSALQDVEALHPRKEHWHIFPSSGGVGKGSKLFVSLGLVCLILIAFL